A region of Pleurocapsa minor HA4230-MV1 DNA encodes the following proteins:
- a CDS encoding helix-turn-helix transcriptional regulator, with protein sequence KKLRRNANLTQEQLAREIGIAVSTVRRWEKGLAEPTMTLDQTKKFCHAVKRDFDELPNSLLPEI encoded by the coding sequence TGAAAAAATTAAGACGTAATGCTAATCTGACTCAAGAACAGTTGGCCAGAGAGATCGGTATAGCAGTATCTACTGTCCGCCGTTGGGAAAAGGGGCTGGCCGAACCGACCATGACTTTAGACCAAACCAAAAAGTTTTGCCACGCTGTTAAACGCGATTTTGATGAGTTGCCTAATTCTCTGTTGCCAGAAATCTAG